A genomic window from Martelella lutilitoris includes:
- a CDS encoding alpha/beta hydrolase produces the protein MPEVIFNGPAGRLEGRYQPSKEKNAPIAIVLHPHPRFGGTMNNPIVYELFYMFQKRGFTTLRFNFRGIGRSQGEFDHGSGELSDAAAALDWVQSLHPDSKTCWVAGYSFGSWIGMQLLMRRPEIEGFMSIAPQPNIYDFSFLAPCPSSGLIIHGDADKVAPPRDVNGLVEKLKTQKGILITQKTVAGANHFFSGKNEDLLSECEDYLDRRLEGELVPEPAPKRIR, from the coding sequence ATGCCTGAAGTGATTTTCAACGGTCCGGCCGGTCGCCTTGAAGGCCGCTACCAGCCGTCCAAGGAGAAGAACGCCCCGATCGCCATCGTCCTGCACCCGCATCCGCGGTTCGGAGGGACGATGAACAACCCGATCGTCTACGAGCTCTTCTACATGTTCCAGAAGCGTGGCTTCACCACACTGCGCTTCAATTTCCGCGGCATCGGCCGCAGCCAGGGCGAATTCGACCACGGCTCGGGCGAGCTTTCGGACGCGGCCGCAGCGCTTGACTGGGTGCAGAGCCTGCATCCCGATTCGAAGACCTGCTGGGTCGCCGGCTATTCCTTCGGCTCGTGGATCGGCATGCAGCTTCTGATGCGCCGGCCTGAAATCGAGGGCTTCATGTCAATCGCGCCGCAGCCGAACATCTACGACTTCTCCTTCCTCGCCCCCTGCCCCTCCTCCGGCCTGATCATCCACGGCGATGCCGACAAGGTGGCCCCGCCGCGCGACGTCAACGGCCTGGTGGAAAAGCTGAAGACCCAGAAGGGCATCCTGATCACCCAGAAGACCGTTGCCGGCGCCAACCACTTCTTCTCCGGCAAGAACGAGGACCTTCTCTCCGAATGCGAGGACTATCTCGACCGCAGGCTGGAGGGCGAACTGGTGCCGGAACCGGCGCCGAAGCGGATCCGGTAA
- a CDS encoding DUF4440 domain-containing protein → MTDIEHLKALEALLHQPEIRRDAAKVATLLADDFMEFGSSGKCWDKPAILAMLQAEGEREYAVESDGYKLFVISEDAALLTYRSFHRLPDGRAVRHVNRSSLWQEIEGNWRLRFHQGTPAG, encoded by the coding sequence TTGACAGATATCGAACACCTCAAAGCATTGGAAGCCCTGCTCCACCAGCCTGAAATCAGACGCGACGCAGCGAAGGTCGCAACGCTGCTTGCGGATGACTTTATGGAGTTCGGCAGTTCAGGCAAGTGCTGGGACAAGCCAGCAATACTCGCCATGCTTCAGGCCGAGGGCGAACGCGAATACGCGGTGGAAAGTGATGGCTATAAGCTTTTCGTGATTTCGGAAGATGCGGCGTTGCTGACCTATCGCTCCTTTCATCGGCTACCCGATGGCCGCGCCGTTCGCCACGTAAACCGCAGTTCGCTCTGGCAGGAAATCGAGGGAAACTGGCGGTTGCGTTTTCACCAGGGAACGCCAGCCGGCTAA
- the tyrS gene encoding tyrosine--tRNA ligase, which translates to MSKFKSEFLHTLSERGFIHQISDETGLDDLLAKEQVTAYIGFDPTAPSLHAGSLIQIMMLHWFQKTDHRPISLMGGGTGMVGDPSFKDEARKLMTIDMIEDNIASIQRVFANYIDYDRADSPALMINNADWLRGINYLEFLRDVGRHFSVNRMLSFESVKTRLDREQSLSFLEFNYMILQAYDFVELYRQTGCRLQMGGSDQWGNIVNGIDLGHRMETPQLYALTAPLLTTSSGAKMGKSANGAVWLNPDMLSAYDFWQFWRNTEDADVGRFLKLYTTLPMDEVARLSALGGSEINEVKKILATEVTAMLHGRAAADEAAETARKTFEEGALAENLPTVEVGKADIDAGIGILTLLVQAGLAGSNGEARRHIKGGAVKLNDKGVSDERMAVDAGAVTEDGVIKLSLGKKKHILVRPA; encoded by the coding sequence ATGTCGAAGTTCAAATCCGAATTCCTGCACACGCTCTCCGAGCGCGGTTTCATCCACCAGATTTCCGATGAGACCGGCCTTGATGACCTTCTGGCCAAGGAGCAGGTGACGGCCTATATCGGCTTCGATCCGACCGCGCCCTCGCTCCATGCCGGTTCGCTGATCCAGATCATGATGCTGCACTGGTTCCAGAAGACCGACCACCGGCCGATCTCGCTGATGGGCGGCGGCACCGGCATGGTCGGCGACCCGTCCTTCAAGGACGAGGCCCGCAAGCTGATGACGATCGACATGATCGAGGACAATATCGCCTCCATCCAGCGGGTCTTCGCCAATTACATTGATTACGACCGCGCCGACAGCCCGGCGCTGATGATCAACAATGCCGACTGGCTGCGCGGCATCAACTACCTCGAATTCCTGCGCGATGTCGGCCGCCATTTCTCGGTCAACCGCATGCTCTCCTTCGAGAGCGTGAAGACGCGGCTTGATCGCGAGCAGTCGCTGTCCTTCCTTGAATTCAACTACATGATCCTGCAGGCCTATGACTTCGTCGAGCTCTACCGGCAGACCGGCTGCCGGCTGCAGATGGGCGGCTCCGACCAGTGGGGCAACATCGTCAACGGCATCGATCTCGGCCACCGCATGGAAACGCCGCAGCTTTACGCCCTGACGGCGCCGCTCTTGACGACATCGTCCGGCGCCAAGATGGGCAAATCGGCAAACGGCGCCGTCTGGCTGAACCCGGACATGCTTTCGGCCTATGATTTCTGGCAGTTCTGGCGCAACACGGAAGACGCCGATGTCGGCCGCTTCCTCAAACTCTACACGACGCTGCCGATGGACGAGGTTGCCCGGCTTTCAGCGCTCGGCGGATCGGAAATCAACGAGGTCAAGAAGATCCTCGCCACCGAGGTGACCGCCATGCTGCACGGCCGGGCCGCCGCTGACGAGGCGGCGGAGACGGCGCGCAAGACCTTCGAGGAAGGCGCGCTTGCCGAAAACCTCCCGACCGTCGAAGTCGGCAAGGCGGATATCGACGCCGGGATCGGCATCCTCACGCTTCTGGTGCAGGCCGGCCTTGCCGGCTCCAACGGCGAGGCCCGCCGCCACATCAAGGGCGGCGCGGTGAAGCTCAACGACAAGGGCGTTTCCGACGAGCGCATGGCCGTTGACGCCGGCGCCGTCACCGAAGACGGCGTCATCAAGCTTTCGCTGGGCAAGAAGAAGCACATCCTCGTCAGGCCGGCCTGA
- the pflA gene encoding pyruvate formate-lyase-activating protein yields the protein MHKRVSAPTKPTGVHIDIDHGFLHSVETGGAVDGPGMRFVFFMAGCQFRCLYCHNPDTWKLHNGRRVDVDDMLREVRPYAGFLKFAGGVTFSGGEPMMQAGFIGNVMGHIKKEMGLHIALDTQGYLHTGVEDEWFDNVDLVMLDIKHIDPEKYHAITAQHLQPTLDFAERLKRIHKKMWMRYVLVPGLTDDAGDVNRMADYVASLGDIVERVEVLPFHQMGIAKWDAMGKEYTLRDTPTPTTDETEAARDIFRARGLYTA from the coding sequence ATGCACAAGCGCGTTTCCGCACCAACGAAGCCCACCGGTGTCCATATCGACATCGACCACGGATTTCTCCACTCGGTCGAAACCGGCGGGGCGGTCGACGGTCCGGGAATGCGCTTCGTGTTCTTCATGGCCGGTTGCCAGTTCCGGTGCCTTTATTGCCACAACCCGGATACCTGGAAGCTCCACAACGGCCGCAGGGTCGATGTGGACGACATGCTCAGGGAGGTCCGCCCCTATGCGGGCTTCCTGAAATTCGCCGGCGGCGTCACCTTTTCCGGCGGCGAACCCATGATGCAGGCCGGTTTCATCGGCAATGTCATGGGACATATCAAGAAGGAAATGGGCCTGCATATCGCGCTTGATACGCAGGGCTATCTCCACACCGGCGTCGAAGACGAGTGGTTCGACAATGTCGACCTCGTCATGCTCGATATCAAGCATATCGACCCGGAGAAGTACCATGCGATCACCGCGCAGCATCTGCAGCCGACGCTCGATTTCGCCGAACGGCTGAAGCGGATACACAAGAAGATGTGGATGCGCTATGTGCTGGTGCCGGGGCTGACGGATGATGCCGGCGACGTCAACAGGATGGCGGACTACGTCGCTTCGCTCGGCGATATCGTCGAACGCGTCGAGGTTCTGCCGTTCCACCAGATGGGCATTGCCAAATGGGATGCCATGGGCAAGGAATACACGCTGCGCGACACGCCGACGCCGACGACGGATGAGACCGAGGCCGCGCGTGATATCTTCCGCGCGCGCGGGCTGTACACCGCCTGA
- the pflB gene encoding formate C-acetyltransferase: MDMYAKHTNVHADPWSGFSDGAWRTAIDVRNFIQENYTPYEGDASFLAPATERTKQLWDELSDLLKQERDKGGVLDISADKPSSITAHDAGYINKELEIIVGLQTDAPLKRAIMPNGGLRMVEGSLNTYGYKADETVHEVWTKYRKSHNQGVFDVYSPDILAARKSGVITGLPDAYGRGRIIGDYRRVALYGTDFLRAQKQKEFHELDDAVFNDNNMRLREELSEQFRALDELREMAAKYGVDISKPARNAREAVQAVYFGYLAAVKEQNGAAMSIGRISTFLDIYIERDIEAGYISEDDAQEMIDDMIMKLRIVRFLRTPEYDELFSGDPVWVTEAIGGMGEDGRTLVSKNSFRFLNTLFNLGPAPEPNLTVLWSPSLPEGFKHFCAKVSADTCAIQYENDELMRPKWGDDYGIACCVSSMRIGKQMQFFGARANLAKALLYAINGGVDEMKLKGKKVAEGLEPITGDVLEYDEVVEKFDKAMDWLAKTYVKALNAIHYMHDKYAYERIEMALHDRDILRTMACGIAGLSIAADALSAIKYAKVEVIRDETGLAVDYKITGDFPAFGNNDDRVDEIAVWLTETFMNKIKAQPYFYRDSMPTQSILTITSNVVYGKKTGNTPDGRRAGEPFAPGANPMNGRDKKGFVAAGASLAKLPYDAALDGISWTASATPGSLGHTDEDRIRNLSNCLDGYTAAGGFHVNVNLLNKETLVDAMDHPEKYPQLTIRVSGYAVNFIKLTKEQQLDVINRTFHTSM; encoded by the coding sequence ATGGATATGTATGCCAAACACACGAACGTTCACGCCGACCCGTGGAGCGGGTTCAGCGACGGAGCATGGCGCACCGCAATCGACGTTCGCAACTTCATTCAGGAGAACTACACGCCTTATGAAGGCGATGCGTCCTTCCTCGCACCGGCCACCGAGCGCACCAAGCAGCTCTGGGACGAACTGAGCGACCTCTTGAAGCAGGAACGCGACAAGGGCGGCGTTCTCGACATTTCGGCAGACAAGCCCTCGTCGATCACCGCGCATGATGCCGGCTACATCAACAAGGAGCTCGAAATCATCGTCGGCCTGCAGACGGATGCGCCGCTGAAGCGCGCGATCATGCCGAATGGCGGCCTGCGTATGGTTGAGGGCAGCCTGAATACCTATGGCTACAAGGCGGACGAAACCGTCCACGAAGTGTGGACCAAATATCGCAAGAGCCATAACCAGGGCGTGTTCGACGTTTACAGCCCGGACATCCTTGCAGCCCGCAAATCGGGCGTGATCACCGGTCTGCCGGATGCCTATGGCCGCGGTCGCATCATCGGCGACTATCGCCGCGTTGCCCTTTACGGCACGGATTTCCTGCGCGCTCAAAAGCAGAAGGAATTCCACGAACTCGACGACGCCGTCTTCAACGACAACAACATGCGTCTGCGCGAGGAACTCTCGGAACAGTTCCGCGCTCTCGACGAGCTGCGTGAAATGGCGGCCAAATATGGCGTCGACATTTCGAAGCCCGCCCGCAATGCCCGCGAAGCCGTCCAGGCCGTCTATTTCGGCTATCTGGCCGCCGTGAAGGAACAGAACGGCGCCGCCATGTCGATCGGTCGCATCTCGACCTTCCTCGACATCTATATCGAGCGCGATATCGAAGCCGGTTACATCTCGGAAGACGATGCCCAGGAAATGATCGACGATATGATCATGAAGCTGCGCATTGTTCGCTTCCTGCGCACGCCGGAATATGACGAGCTGTTCTCGGGCGACCCCGTATGGGTCACCGAAGCCATCGGTGGCATGGGCGAAGACGGCCGGACGCTGGTTTCGAAGAACAGCTTCCGTTTCCTCAACACGCTGTTCAACCTGGGTCCCGCGCCGGAGCCGAACCTCACGGTTCTGTGGAGCCCGAGCCTGCCGGAAGGCTTCAAGCACTTCTGCGCCAAGGTTTCGGCCGACACCTGCGCCATCCAGTACGAGAACGACGAGCTGATGCGTCCGAAATGGGGCGATGACTATGGCATTGCCTGCTGCGTCTCGTCGATGCGGATCGGCAAACAGATGCAGTTCTTCGGCGCGCGCGCCAACCTCGCCAAGGCTCTGCTTTATGCGATCAATGGCGGCGTTGACGAAATGAAGCTGAAAGGCAAGAAGGTTGCCGAAGGGCTTGAGCCGATCACCGGCGACGTTCTGGAATATGACGAGGTCGTCGAAAAGTTCGACAAGGCCATGGACTGGCTTGCCAAGACCTACGTCAAGGCCCTGAACGCGATCCACTACATGCACGACAAATATGCGTATGAACGCATCGAAATGGCCCTGCATGACCGTGATATCCTGCGCACCATGGCTTGCGGCATCGCCGGTCTGTCGATTGCGGCCGATGCGCTGTCGGCGATCAAATATGCCAAGGTCGAGGTCATTCGCGACGAAACCGGACTTGCCGTCGACTACAAGATCACCGGCGATTTCCCGGCCTTCGGAAACAATGACGACCGTGTCGACGAAATCGCGGTCTGGCTGACCGAGACCTTCATGAACAAGATCAAGGCGCAGCCCTACTTCTACCGCGACTCGATGCCGACGCAGTCGATCCTGACGATCACCTCGAATGTCGTTTACGGCAAGAAGACCGGCAACACGCCGGACGGACGCCGTGCCGGCGAACCCTTCGCACCGGGCGCCAACCCGATGAACGGTCGTGACAAGAAGGGCTTTGTGGCCGCAGGCGCCTCGCTTGCCAAGCTGCCCTATGACGCCGCCCTCGACGGGATCAGCTGGACCGCCTCGGCAACGCCGGGCAGCCTCGGCCATACCGACGAGGATCGCATCAGGAACCTGTCGAATTGCCTCGACGGTTACACGGCGGCCGGCGGTTTCCACGTCAACGTCAATCTCCTCAACAAGGAGACCCTGGTTGACGCCATGGACCATCCGGAGAAGTATCCGCAGCTGACGATCCGTGTTTCGGGTTATGCGGTGAACTTCATCAAGCTGACGAAGGAACAGCAGCTTGACGTCATCAACCGGACTTTCCACACCTCGATGTAA
- a CDS encoding TIGR03032 family protein has protein sequence MTDTPSEPNLKSAQGPAPAASDSAPPPSDAPGAAPAPPEEIRSQVTCSRGFGQWLSLHNCSLAFTSYQTGQLFLVGVLPNGSLSLHQRNFVRAMGLIGDSQRLLLAGLAQIWRFENVLGPNERANDAFDRLYVPRRGQTVSDVDVHELGIDAAGRLLFVNTKYSCLATDSVVHSFKPVWRPPFISRLAPEDRCHLNGLAMENGVPRFVTSVSTTDIVDGWRNERRDGGVVVDVETDEIVTEGVSMPHSPRLYKNALWFLDSGNGYLTRLDLQSRTRERVAFCPGFLRGLSFHDGHAVVGLSLARREGVFSGLNLQDELEKRRAEAWCGLQIVNTENGDIVEWLRIEGGIKELFDVRVLPGVTCPMALPTFGPELASFITIEAPDRPLSERGWHPAT, from the coding sequence ATGACCGACACACCCAGCGAACCCAACCTTAAAAGCGCACAGGGGCCCGCCCCGGCCGCTTCCGACAGCGCCCCGCCCCCCTCCGACGCGCCGGGCGCAGCACCTGCTCCGCCGGAGGAAATCCGCTCGCAGGTCACCTGTTCGCGCGGCTTTGGCCAGTGGCTGTCGCTCCACAACTGTTCTCTCGCCTTTACCTCCTACCAGACCGGGCAATTGTTCCTGGTCGGCGTGCTGCCCAACGGTTCGCTGTCTCTGCACCAGCGCAATTTCGTCCGCGCCATGGGGCTGATCGGCGACAGCCAGCGCCTGCTGCTGGCGGGTCTCGCCCAGATCTGGCGGTTCGAGAACGTGCTCGGCCCGAACGAACGCGCCAATGATGCCTTCGACAGGCTCTACGTCCCGCGCCGCGGACAGACCGTCTCCGATGTCGACGTCCATGAACTCGGCATCGATGCCGCCGGACGCCTGCTCTTCGTCAACACCAAATATTCCTGCCTTGCGACCGACAGCGTCGTGCACTCCTTCAAGCCGGTCTGGCGGCCGCCCTTCATCTCCCGACTGGCGCCGGAGGATCGCTGCCACCTGAACGGCCTCGCCATGGAAAACGGCGTGCCGCGTTTCGTCACCTCGGTCTCCACCACCGATATCGTCGACGGCTGGCGCAACGAGCGCCGCGATGGCGGCGTCGTCGTCGATGTCGAGACCGACGAGATCGTCACCGAAGGCGTCTCGATGCCGCATTCGCCGCGCCTTTACAAGAACGCGCTCTGGTTCCTCGATTCCGGCAATGGCTACCTGACCCGCCTTGACCTTCAGAGCCGGACCCGCGAACGCGTCGCCTTCTGCCCCGGCTTCCTGCGCGGCCTCTCCTTCCATGACGGGCATGCCGTCGTCGGGCTGTCGCTTGCCCGCCGCGAAGGCGTCTTCTCCGGCCTCAACCTTCAGGACGAACTGGAAAAACGCCGTGCCGAAGCCTGGTGCGGACTGCAGATCGTCAACACGGAAAACGGCGACATCGTCGAATGGCTGAGGATCGAAGGCGGCATCAAAGAGCTCTTCGACGTCCGCGTCCTGCCGGGCGTCACCTGCCCGATGGCGCTGCCGACCTTCGGACCCGAACTTGCAAGCTTCATCACCATCGAGGCCCCGGACCGGCCGCTGTCGGAACGCGGCTGGCACCCGGCGACGTGA
- a CDS encoding TIM barrel protein: MPQLEFSPCLEWLFAEPGDSFTSRIERAAAAGFTAFEFWLWSNKDVEAIARAAKACDMAVAGLVAEPLIAITDPVNRAEWLDGLKRSVEVANRLEAPVLIAQTGNDLPQIPRREQKAALIETFSKAADVLIGSGVRLGIEPLNTTVDHPGYFLHSTSEGFEIIEAVNRDEIGLLYDLYHAAVMDEPIETVLAGNLDKVVHIHVADHPGRNEPGSGGIDLADRLAQMIEAGYRGRIGLEYKPLAPGSGAVIGVRDRLSQAVEDRR; this comes from the coding sequence ATGCCGCAGCTCGAGTTCTCGCCCTGCCTCGAATGGCTGTTCGCCGAGCCCGGCGACAGCTTTACGTCGCGCATCGAACGTGCGGCCGCCGCCGGCTTTACGGCCTTCGAGTTCTGGCTCTGGTCGAACAAGGATGTCGAAGCCATCGCCCGCGCGGCAAAGGCCTGCGACATGGCGGTTGCCGGCCTCGTCGCCGAACCGCTGATCGCGATCACCGATCCGGTCAACAGGGCCGAATGGCTTGACGGGCTGAAGCGTTCGGTCGAGGTCGCCAACCGGCTGGAGGCGCCGGTGCTGATCGCCCAGACCGGCAATGATCTTCCGCAGATCCCAAGAAGAGAGCAGAAGGCCGCGCTGATCGAGACCTTCTCGAAAGCCGCCGACGTGCTGATCGGCAGCGGCGTCAGGCTCGGGATCGAACCGCTGAACACGACTGTCGACCACCCCGGCTATTTCCTTCATTCCACGTCCGAGGGTTTCGAGATCATCGAGGCGGTCAATCGCGACGAGATCGGCCTTCTCTACGATCTCTATCACGCCGCCGTCATGGACGAGCCGATCGAGACGGTTCTCGCCGGCAATCTCGACAAGGTCGTGCATATCCACGTGGCCGACCATCCCGGACGCAACGAGCCGGGATCGGGCGGGATCGACCTCGCCGACCGGCTCGCACAGATGATCGAAGCCGGCTACAGGGGACGCATCGGACTGGAATACAAGCCTCTCGCGCCGGGAAGCGGTGCCGTCATCGGCGTGCGCGACAGGCTTTCGCAAGCAGTGGAAGATCGCCGTTAG
- the murB gene encoding UDP-N-acetylmuramate dehydrogenase translates to MNLIADFDLTRENTLGLKSAARLAARITQAEALAALLDEADRRGMNFTVLGGGSNVVLSETVEALVGLMRIAGRRLSGQTATHNLVTAGAGENWHDFVTWTVGRGMPGLENLAGIPGTVGAAPVQNIGAYGVQLSDVFFELSAFDTKTRAIETFKAADCGFGYRQSRFKIEPGRHVILSVTLALPRDWSPTKAYAGLEGFPDDAAPAEVMASVLALRQSKLPDWRSLGNAGSFFHNPVVSTEEAERLADAPRYPQPDGRVKLSAGWLIEQCGLKGERLGPVGTYDGHALVLVNHGGATRRDVARFAAFVRERVKARFGVDLVQEPVEI, encoded by the coding sequence ATGAACCTCATTGCCGATTTCGACCTGACGCGCGAAAACACGCTGGGGCTCAAGTCCGCCGCCAGGCTTGCCGCCCGCATCACGCAGGCGGAAGCGCTTGCCGCCCTGCTTGACGAGGCTGACCGCCGCGGCATGAATTTTACGGTCCTCGGCGGCGGCAGCAATGTGGTGCTGAGCGAAACCGTCGAGGCGCTGGTCGGACTGATGCGGATTGCGGGACGCAGGCTCTCGGGCCAGACCGCGACGCACAATCTGGTTACGGCGGGCGCCGGCGAGAACTGGCACGACTTCGTCACCTGGACCGTCGGGCGCGGCATGCCGGGGCTCGAAAACCTCGCCGGCATTCCCGGCACGGTCGGCGCCGCGCCGGTGCAGAATATCGGCGCCTATGGCGTCCAGCTCTCCGATGTCTTTTTCGAACTGTCCGCCTTCGACACGAAAACGCGCGCAATCGAGACCTTCAAGGCCGCAGACTGCGGCTTCGGCTATCGCCAGAGCCGGTTCAAGATCGAGCCGGGCCGGCATGTCATCCTTTCGGTCACGCTGGCCCTGCCCCGCGACTGGTCGCCGACCAAAGCCTATGCGGGGCTGGAAGGCTTCCCCGACGACGCTGCGCCGGCGGAAGTCATGGCAAGCGTGCTCGCTTTGCGGCAATCGAAACTTCCCGACTGGCGCAGTCTTGGCAACGCCGGCTCGTTCTTTCACAATCCGGTGGTCAGCACCGAGGAAGCCGAACGCCTTGCGGACGCCCCGCGCTACCCCCAGCCCGACGGCCGCGTGAAGCTGTCCGCCGGCTGGCTGATCGAGCAATGCGGGCTGAAAGGAGAGCGCCTCGGCCCGGTCGGAACCTATGACGGTCACGCGCTGGTTCTGGTCAATCACGGCGGCGCGACGCGCCGGGATGTTGCCCGGTTCGCCGCGTTCGTCCGCGAAAGGGTAAAGGCGCGCTTCGGCGTCGACCTCGTTCAGGAACCCGTCGAAATCTAG